A window from Solanum stenotomum isolate F172 chromosome 5, ASM1918654v1, whole genome shotgun sequence encodes these proteins:
- the LOC125863892 gene encoding uncharacterized protein LOC125863892: protein MTNSSQVNAGTVSATTTSVAHNRSNAALAPAEKPAKFSGVDFKRWQQKMFFFLTTLSVQRFINENDDLYIVYSNVKSSKELWDALEKKYKTEDARMKKFIVAKFLDYKMIDSKTVVTQVQELQVIIHDLLAEGLVVNDVFQVAAIIEKLPPLWKDFKNYLKHKRKEMTVEDLMVRLRIEEDNKAT from the exons atgactaattcaagtcaagtaaatgcTGGAACAGTAAGTGCTACAACAACATCGGTTGCACACAATCGTTCAAATGCTGCCCTAGCACCGGCTGAGAAACCTGCAAAGTTTTCTGGAGTCGACTTCAAGAGATGGCAGCAAAAGATGTTCTTTTTTCTGACTACGTTGAGTGTCCAGAGGTTCATTAATGAGAAC GATGATCTATACATAGTGTACAGTAATGTGAAATCCTCAAAAGAACTCTGGGATGCtttagaaaagaagtacaaaacagAGGATGCCAGAATGAAGAAGTTTATTGTTGCAAAGTTTCTGGactataagatgatagacagtaagaccgtcgtcacccaagttcaagaattgcaggtcataatccatgatctccttgctgaag GATTGGTTGTGAATGATGTGTTTCAAGTGGCTGCaattattgagaagttacctccattgtggaaggacttcaaaaactacttgaaacataaacGCAAGGAGATGACTGTTGAAGATCTCATGGTAAGGCTGAGAATCGAAGAGGATAACAAGGCCACATAA